A window of the Streptomyces formicae genome harbors these coding sequences:
- a CDS encoding Maf family protein, giving the protein MTDQPRRRVVLASASPARLGLLRQAGLAPEVIVSGVDEDALTASTPGELALVLAEAKATAVAGLDRAEGALVIGCDSVLELDGEALGKPADPEEATARWKAMRGRAGVLRTGHCVIDTATGRRASATASTTVNFGEPTDDEIAAYVASGEPLHVAGAFTLDGRSAPFVDSIEGDHGNVIGLSLPLLRRLLGDLGIRITDLWA; this is encoded by the coding sequence ATGACCGATCAGCCGCGCCGCCGCGTCGTCCTCGCCTCCGCGTCCCCCGCCCGCCTCGGACTGCTCCGGCAGGCCGGGCTCGCGCCCGAGGTGATCGTCAGCGGGGTCGACGAGGACGCGCTCACCGCGTCGACGCCGGGCGAGCTGGCCCTGGTGCTCGCCGAGGCGAAGGCCACCGCCGTCGCGGGCCTGGACCGGGCCGAGGGGGCGCTGGTGATCGGCTGCGACTCCGTACTGGAGCTGGACGGCGAGGCCCTCGGCAAGCCGGCCGATCCGGAGGAGGCCACCGCCCGCTGGAAGGCCATGCGCGGCCGCGCGGGCGTGCTGCGGACCGGCCACTGCGTGATCGACACCGCCACCGGCCGCCGGGCATCCGCCACCGCATCGACGACGGTGAACTTCGGCGAGCCGACGGACGACGAGATCGCCGCGTACGTGGCGAGCGGCGAGCCGCTGCACGTGGCGGGCGCCTTCACGCTGGACGGCCGCTCGGCGCCGTTCGTCGACTCGATCGAGGGCGACCACGGCAATGTCATCGGCCTGTCGCTGCCGCTGCTGCGGCGGCTCCTCGGCGACCTGGGGATCCGTATCACCGACCTCTGGGCCTGA
- a CDS encoding acyl-CoA carboxylase epsilon subunit: MIKVVRGNPTPEELAAALAVVQARAAATASAASGAPRVPEDWSDPARIVRARARTPRPGPRAWSRTFWPG; the protein is encoded by the coding sequence GTGATCAAGGTGGTAAGGGGAAACCCGACCCCGGAGGAGCTGGCCGCCGCCCTGGCGGTGGTCCAGGCGCGCGCCGCGGCGACGGCTTCCGCCGCGTCCGGCGCGCCCCGGGTGCCGGAGGACTGGTCGGATCCGGCACGAATCGTACGGGCGCGGGCACGGACGCCGCGGCCGGGGCCGCGGGCGTGGTCGCGCACGTTCTGGCCGGGCTAG
- the mmpB gene encoding morphogenic membrane protein MmpB, with the protein MLWSDPENEPPQEMRDMQAMMRRAGILLALAMIVAMIVVGLH; encoded by the coding sequence ATGCTCTGGTCCGACCCCGAGAACGAACCCCCGCAGGAGATGCGGGACATGCAGGCGATGATGCGCCGAGCGGGCATCCTGCTGGCGCTCGCGATGATCGTCGCGATGATCGTCGTGGGTCTGCACTGA